The DNA sequence taaagtaaaacaaacagCAAAATGAAAAACTAAGAACAAAAGACTTCTATTAATAATTGGTTAAATTGTGTATTCTGAAAAGGCATTTTCTAAAAGAAACACTTTTATGTGACTGTTTTTGTGATGAGAGGTGTTACATGTACTTGACTTATTAATTCTAACCATTAGTACATtcctaaaaatacaaaatacaagcGTGATCAAAGTGCATACAAACAACATTTAGCAGATCTCACTAAAATGACTCCCTTGAAAAGGATGCATAATGTGATGTTCTGTTTGTGAACAACGACAATTACAGAACACACCACCAGAAAAGTGCTATTGAAAGCAGTAATCCCAACATTGAGTGGCTGGCCACCGACAATGATGCTGCGTTACACAAGTCTGCCGTACAGCAGCTGAATTTTATGTTTGAAAAACCAGGAAACATTTGGGGGACTTTCTCCATGGTGCAATCTGCATATTTGAGGCATTGCTTGAACTTgttatctaaaataaaaatggagAGAAGGATTTAAGAAGATGAAATGTGCtatattattttacaaaatatagtTACAATTTACCAATATAGTTGtatttattatatacagtaaaaGTATATTATGCAATATTTAAACTATTAgactattaaaaataatatgctTATAAGAAAATACCTCCACTATTGGCAGACAAACAGGAGTCTTCAGTGGTGCAAACCTGAGTTATATTACATAATCCTTTTATGCATGTATAGCACTTAAGTGCAGAACCTTGAGAGAGAAAAGATTATGATTAATAATACACTGAAAACATTACTGTTCATTTTCATATAAAGACCAAAATATTTATAACCACACTTATTATTAAGTAatgtaataatacaaatatttgttttatttgtctgtATAAAATGTGGTATGTGTCATCTTAAGGAAGTGTATGAATTTTGGCCAACaactactttttaaatgttacattaaGTAAACATTCATACTGTACATACCAAGCTCCAGAACAACCAGACCAAACACCAATACAACCAGAGTTTTCATGATGCGTTTCCTTCTCTACCGAGAGAACAAGTTAAACAGGTTTATTATATTAAATCCATGTGGGGGGGTTTCATGAAAACAGATCATTGTTCATTACAGATTCTTTTTCTCGTATAACGctgcctttaaaattacattggaTGGCACCCTTGAATAAATGACAACATGTGTTTATGCTTTGGGTGGGGACCTAGTAAAGCCCCTGTTGAAAACACAGTTAACTCATTACTGCACcgtctataaataaaaacattttaactgaatgatcaaaatcaatacTTAACACTCAGGGGCAGTTTCCAGGACAGGACTTATACTAGTCCCACACTAAAATTCATATTTGAGCTGCCTTGGTTTAAAAACACCTGCTACTGATATGTCCATTGTTTTGTCCCAAGCTGCACACCAGtactgttttttgtaaggtaacgttagcctatgtttgtaaaaactagctaatataacaaaggcctagaactggattaatctaaaccacTGCCCCGAAATGTTAACGGGTAAATATGGTAGTCTTTGTTATGTACATAACTGACATCCGCGAATTACTAAAACGTTTGACGGCGGGGTTTTTTATAAAACGTATACATAGCGTCGATAATTGAAGTATATgtcaagtaaataaaaaaagtgtattAAGTGGAGCTTACCTAGCGTTTTATGCCTCTTCCGTTGTAAACCCGAGTCTCTAAGCATGTGTTCTTTTATTAGCACTGTTTTGCTGTATACCTTCTAGCCAAAACAACAAGCCGATCCTCCTTCCGGAACCTCATTAGTATTTTTACGTATGAAATAACAATTCAGCATATTTTCATGATTTGGAACATACAAAATAcattgcaataaataaatattacataatATGAATAAacgattttattaatttattattattattatgaatacAGCCTTCAAGCATATGCTTTGGCACTATATAATCAGGAAACAGTGAGAACAAATTTTCTTACATTTCCTGTCAACCCTAAATGTAAAGaggtgcactttaaaattataaatcacATTTTTCCTGCAAAAAAATTTCTGAGAGTAAGATTTAATGTTGGAGACTCTAATATATGCCATTGCCAAGTGGAAACGGTTGAACatttgttttttcagtgtaatttaTTTTAGTACAACCTTTATGGAATGATGCCTTCTGCTGGATTAACCAAAGATTACCTGTGAGACTAATCTTATCTTGGGAAATTATAAAGTTTGGCATGGTAATTGAGAATAGAAAGATATCATATGTTGTaaataatttgttgttgttggttcaattttacattcacaaatgtacattttgtaaaactCCTCCACGTTTTGTAGTGTTTAAAGAGGAATTTGCAATATATTTGAAGACTTTAAAAAGTATGAAATGTCACAAAGCAAGATATTTATGTACCTTAATATAGGATTTTGAATTGGAAATATGAAATCCCCCTACTACACTGTTTatttttgatgtgtttttttcatttatttatttatttttaaattaatatgtaCAGAAGATGAATGTAAATTTAGTGTCTTTGTATGTAAATCTCAGTCTTGTTTTGTAATTGTCATTGTTATAAATGCCTTTTTGTATCTCCTTTCTAagcattgaaaaaaataattgaatatatatatatatatatatatatatatatatatatatatatatatatatatataatcaggAAACATGAGATGACTGGCTAATAATTGTGTAGTTAGTAATATAACAGAATCTCAAACTCTCAATTTGCAGCATGATCCTTTTATTGGTCATAAAGGTTCAGTAGGTTCTGCTGGCTACAGTGGCAACAAAAAGCTGATCAGTATatgctaaaaatatatattgcacACAAGgttttttaaaaggttttacGTTTTTAAAAAGACATTCATAAGCAAGGCAGAGGAAAAACGCAGTGGTACAGTTTTATGAAAGTGCAGTGGTACAGTAGGCCTACCCTTTAAAAAACTACCTTGCAATCCTCTAAACCAGAATGAGCACACTCAGTCTCTTCAATATTCTGTGTATCAGGAATTAGCCTTGATAAACCAAACATACACAATAAAAGCCACAATCAATTATGATCAGACAGTTTCCCTTTCACTGTTAAGTgctaaacaaaaacaatgctTACAAGCCTTAGCAGTGTGCACACACAGTTTAAACATGCAGTTGAGATCTAAGCTGTGAAATCTTTTCCACTTAACTTAAGAGAGACAGAAAATCTGCTTTCTCACTGCTTGATACCACTACCAGGTTTATAAAGGACAACTTTGTGAACATTTAGAGGACACACCACCAGAAGAGGGCCAGCGAGAGCAGGATTCCCAACACAGAGCGGCTTGCCATTGACACATTGGCTGCGTTACACAGGTCAGAGGTACAGCAAGAGTACGTGAAGCTCTGTATGTTGGGAAATTTCTGGGCGACTGTGTTGTGATCACATTCTGAGTATTTTATACACCGCTTGTATGTGTCACCACCTAAAACAGAGGAAAGATTGAGActtgtcaaaacatttttttaaaactgtacattttgtaGATCacataaagacattttttgtgaGAGTTATAAATGTTTTGTACCACCTCTCTCATAGAGTGTCAAGCAAGCATCATCATAGTAGCAGGATTTTTCTGTAGTGCATGTGCCTGTGTAGTCCTTACAATTGTAGCATCTAATAGCAGAaccttgagagagagagaagttgCAATAATGTAACACATGTTCTGCATTCATGTCTGAAAAGGGGATCAGTGACAATCAATGAATATGAATACATACCAAGACCCAACAGAGCGAGACTGAACACCACACACACTCCAACTGAAGTTTTCATAATGCCTTTAATTTACCAGCTGAATCCTGAtcaggagagagagaaagagacaaatgcaaaaatgtatcaTTTGGTTTGAATGTGACTGTCATGGTGTGTTCATTGCTTTCAATCATTCATATTCAGAATGACATTTGATTCTAGGGGAATAAAACCATGTGATTGTGGGAAGGAGaatattgtaaaaaataatgttttataacttatTTGATTTCTGTCATCACTACTTTTTAACAACAGTGAATGTTCTGCAAGGTTGATTTAAAACTCATTTTACACACTACATCCtctgttgtttgtttttaataatattcTGTATTACAGTCATTAAGTTTTAGACATTATGTGATTATATATTGCCTATATCTGTATTGCACTTTAGCTTAAGTTATATACACACTTGTTTAAACTGTTATGCTTAAAATAATGACGAAGATCAATAATATAACCACCTTTGCAGACACAGCACACATCTGCAACACTGCATAAAGAACACTGAGGCAAGCTGTTAAATTCTTCAACACATTTTCTTAGATTAAGttaatatttgaaaataaatgttGACACTATATGAGGCAAATTGTCAAAGTGGGATCCTGCACAGtgattaaaatatgtaaaactatataaacaaaacaaaaatctataacagtaaaacacaaacaaaataatcaataaataaacagaGAAAATAGTATAATAACTTTCAACAGATTGAAAATACAACCAGAAACAAAACAGCAAAACAGTTCAACATTTCAGTGAAAAATTATAATACAATAATCTTGTCCGTAATGTTTACCCAACAGTTATTAGAAAATTATAGCAGATTTTACATTTGGATGCAATTCTCAGAATAGAAATATACTAGTATAAGACCTATTTTTGTAACTAACTAGATTTTTGAAAAGTTAATGACTTCTAGTATAAACAAACAGATGGACTCACTTATCATCATCTTGCTTTAGTCTTCCCTTTATTAAATTTATTACATAAACTTATTGATTGTCCTTTCTGAGTTTCAAGTAAATAACTACTTAATGTTCAAAACTTGTTCTGAAAGatagaaaaatatatacatttagataaataataaaatataatatgaatataatatttATGCTCCTGTAAACCAAAAGGTTAACTCAACAAAATAggaatgtacaaaaaaataagaacagAAGTTCAGTTCATCTTTTACTGTCTTTCGAAAAACActgcttacattttttttaattgttataAAATCTAATTTAATAAATCGAATACAATTTAAATTGACTTGGCACACAAGCAAAGCATATACACGAGGTAAAAGAAAAATCTTTCCCAGTATTAATGGCATTATTTTGCATTTGCGTCTCTGTAGTCTTACCCAGATGTAAAGAAGTTATCCAACTGCAGAGAAATCCAGACCACTTTGACAGCTGAAGAGCTTGAGGGTAACTCAGTCTCTCCAAACACGCCCACAATGCTTAACAAATCTTTTGTTCATTGTATTACAGTTACTTTTTGACCAATCATTTAAAACCAACATGCCCACCTACAGTCCTAAAATGTAATGTTATGATATTGAAATCTAGCActtatgttgttgtttatataTGAAACAGAACAAAAATCCTTAAATTACTGCTGTAAACAATTGATTTATCAAGAATTCCAAAATATCTCTGCATACTTGACACTTCATGACAACTAATGTATAGACTTGATTAGTGGCTAtcaaaacaacatatttacagCAATTTACTGCAGGGACATACACACTGAAATTGTGCTATTAAAATCTGCAATCTTCTCTTAGCAGCCAAGATCCTTACTTGATACTTTCACAACACATTTAGTTTATGCACTGGCAGACATGGCCTTTCTGCATGTATCATTATTGGACACGTGGTCAGACAAAAACCCATTTTGTTGTGGCACAGATGAACAGGTGAATGTGAGGTTGAATGAGAAACGTTGTCAACAGTCAATTTACATGATCAACAAACAGGAATCTGTAATAAACAAGAATAACTGGAAAATAAGATTTGAAATGATCTCTCACATGGGCAGCCCTAATAACTCGATGTGACCACTGAGGACAACAAACATCATTTATGAGTGTACCTTGGGTAACTTTAAAATGATGGATTCGGTTATAAATGCGTCAAATCTTGTTTacacactctaagaaaggatgtgttaattttaacacattgttttgtgttatcctatttaacacataatgtgtcatTCCGGGTTGATTCTGtggtcaaataaataaaagggacaacacaagatgtgttaaaacaacacaaagttctaaaaataacacagagatgtgttaagtgTTGTCCTTagctagacacaagatgtgttattttaacacatccgttttaagagtgtatgcatgctttcatataaaaattaaaaagaaacaGGGTGGTACTGTAGGAGATTTGATCCAAAAAACAAAAGAGCCCAACAAAGAAACATCAGACAAATTACAAAAAGGCCTTTTAACTTGTTGCCATGACAACTGTCACAAAAAGGGTGGGCCAGTGCTTGGGTCAGAATGATAGAAATGACTCCCCGTTTTGTGTTGTCAAAACAGTACGTTTTTGTTTCAAACTGCATGAGACAATGGTTATGGTAATTATTTAAACAAGATCAATGGCCCTTTTGTATTTATGTAACAGAAAACATTCTGATCtataagagaaagtaaacaaataataataaaaagaataaaaaaattgaaatatgaTAGCAATAGACCATTACCTCTTTATTTACttaattcaaattaaaaaaaacttacatatacaaaataaaaaacagggTGTTACTAACCAATAAGAAAGAGCTAAACAGGGCTGAACAAAATGCTGAAAAATCCCACCGCACTGCATTATTTTATAAAGATTACAATACAATTGCAGTCATTAACATGAAAATTAAATTCACACATGTTTTTAGGCAAGATAAGTTTTTGTTGTCATTATTAGGAAGGGAACAGACAAAACTATCAAGCAGAAAAATTCTGTCAAAATTTTATTCAGGACTGCACATTATTCTTAATTCTTTACCTGCACCACcccaaaaaacatgattttaaatataaaagctgAGAAAGTCataataatgcaaaaaaatgaaataatctTGCTATTTGCACCAGCCTGGATAACATCACAGCCCTTGAGATGAGCTTAACTAAGAAGAAAACCCTGTACAAGGATACACAGAAGATTTCAGACATGGATGTCTGGTTGACTTTCAGTTTACATCTATCTGGATGTGTCGAAGTACAGGGCATCTAAACAGCTAACTGGCAATGTAACTGATAAAAACTTAATGATTACTGTGTTGAAGCTGATGCTGTGCATAAACTGTTTGTTTTGGCCACATGTGCTTTTCACTCTCTAATCGGATCATATAATTTCAACTAAATCTCAGCTGAAACTCTCAAACACATATACACAAATACATGCACGCTTtacaattaacaaaacaaatgcaattgATTTATTTTGAGAACTAAAATAAGAATATTCAATTCTGTCTCCCACACTATAACTATACACACACGCAAACAAAGAAGAAAGAGTAGACAGAATAGACAGAATAAGTATTCCCAATTCAGTGTGTGTATATttcttttacaaaataaaagttgtttttCTCTGTGCTCCCAAGGATTTCTACAAATGTGTAATCTTCAGAAAGTGACAAGTCATTGAGAGGAAAGTACAACTAATCTCTCACATATACAATAAACTCTGCTGCATTCACTCAATCACATTTGCAGGctcatacatatatatacaatgATCTCATACattcgcacacacacacacacacacacacacacacacacacacacacacacacacacacacacacacagctagACACATGCTCTCACAAACTGGAGAAAGAGCCCAAGAGGTGTCAGGCACAAAGGCGTTGTACAATACACAATGGATTCCTAAACGCTCTGTTTGTCCTCCTCCGCTTGTGTTTGAGTGAACATGCCTGTTTGTGGGTGGGTGCTGGCCAAGCATTTACATGTAAAAGTGCATCAGACGTGCCGGGGACAGCGTCCTCCCGGGTCAGCCATGTTCATTCCACGCATGTCTCCCTCCTCATAGTCATCTGTGTCCGATGAATTCTCATCATTATAAAGAGCCGAGACTTCACTCACTGAGCCCTTAATGGAGAGAAATAATTAATGAGACATACAAAATTAGCGCTGACTACTAAACAAGTCCAAATCCAAACACTGTAGCATCTTGGATGAGGTGGTAAGTTAACAACAGCTTATTTTTTGGATCTAATGGAAAGACAGTACTGACTCACCGACCGTACCACTGATTCACGGAATGGTGGGCACACCATATGGAATCGTGGGATCGCTACGTCAAACACTTCCTCTTTGTTCTTGAGCCGGTGGAATGTGTAGTAGCCTTCCATGTACTCGGAGGTCGTGGAAAATGTGGTACAACTGGCGTACTCGTGAACTTTACCGGGCGTCATTACTGGAAACTCCCCTTCACATACATTGCATGTAAAAAGCACCAGTGTTAACAAGACTTTTAGGGCATTAGGGCCAATTTTGTGttctttaatgcagtgactttcCACAAACACATTCTGATTCAGATTTCAAATTGAATCTTAAAATTTGTTACCAGAGGAAAGTTGATTCTTACGAAACAGGAATGGGTCTTACCCACAACACCGGGGCCACGGACCTCTTCCACATTTCCATTCGCGTTTGTGATCTTCCAGTATCGACTGTCTAGCTGGCATGCGTTCTCTGGCAGGGCCGACTTTGCCATCTCAATCCTGGTGCACATCGCACAGGTCAGAGGTTGCAGGTTTAACCCACTGCATCAACCCATTTCAAACCTCAGCTGCATTGAGTTGTTTACTTTGGCAATAGCAGACAACAGCTGAATGATTTTAGTAAGAACTAAAGTATTTGACTTCAACAAACCctgtcagcattttttttaaacattttcttatACTACTCTACTGGGATTCCTATTTTTGGCAAGAGAGCTGCTATAACATTCCAATAACTAATGAAAAAATGCTGTTTGAATATACTGGGAAAAAATTTTCTCAAGTACAAAATATTACAACGTACTGTTAACAGAGCTTAATTCTTGCTTAAATAGCCTGAGTCTGTTTACTGTAGTCATGTGAAGTACCTGATCCTATAGGTGAAGAAAAAGTGTGGTGGATGGACCGAACTGAGCTCTGGCAGGAATGAGGTAGAGACGGAGACGGTGATGTCACCAGTGGTAGCCACGCAGCGCTTGTCATGTACATACCTGAGCAAACAGGAAGAGGAATAAAAATGAGTTAGGAGTATTATTTGCTTTTGTAACGTCAGATCacccaaaacaaaacaaaaatcacTGTTCTTTATCTTTAAAGATTgtatgtgtaaaataaaaaaacgtatGGTGCATAGACAACCTGAATATCTGATCCCGTATTATGGGGTATTCTCCTGTTACAACATTATCGACATAAGAGGTAAACCACTCTGTAAAGCTAGAACCtgaaaaacagaaagaaagttaaaatgtgtttttggagCTGAAATGCTTTAAATGCTGATAACTTGCATTGCATGTTACCTGTAATAAACATGTCAATGGCAGAGGGATCTTGTGCCAGCTGATCCTGTAAAATAAAAGCATACAGCTGCATAAGCAACAGGGCCTGTGATGCAGAAGGACAAGAGCGCCTCTCACTGGTCAAAATGCAACAAACGAAAAACATTTTAACCCTAGAGCACCCCATTTATGATGTGCTGAACTGCTTCATAAGTTAAAACACAGTTTGACCCACTATGTGAAGCTTAGACAAAGCTAGCATAGAACTAGTGCCGTGGCTCCTGACTACATGACACATTTGCATTAATGTTTCACCTTCATTAGAGTTCAGCCCAAAATCAGACCTTTGTAAGTGTGTTAGTGCATATCAGGGTGTAGTAGTCTGAAAGTGGTGATCTAACCGGGCATTGATAGAAGATCTCACTGTGTGTCCGTCCCTCTGTGCTCTCCAGGGCCATGTACTGACTGAGGCCGGTATGGAAGCAAAAAGTTAGGGGAAGACACTGACGCATGCCTTTCCTCTGCTGAAATCCTCCTGCTGCTGTCTCAATGTCCAGCAGGTCCTCTGACCGATAGTGGTTGGACAAAGCCATGCTGCCCATTAACCTATGCAAGGGAACAAAGTGGCATTTAAATTAAAacctgttaaagggacactccacttttttgaaaatatgctaattttccagcttccctagagctaaacatttgattttttttcattttggaatccattcagctgatctctggttCTGGCCGTActatttttagcatagcttagcataattcattgaatctgattagaccattagcatcgcgctaaaaaataatcaaagagttgcgatattttcctatttaaaactcgactcttttgtagttacatcgtgtactaaggaaaattaaaagttgcgattttctatgcagatatcagacgcaatgatattacacagcacctgaaaatagtcccaaAGTAaccaagaggactattttcaggcagtgcgtaatatcactacgcttgctgcagccatgttacagcagcaaagtccttgattattacgtcagaatgagagtatagttcatagccatatcggcaaaaaaaatcacaacttttaattttctgttggtcttagtacatgatgtaactgcagaagagtcaagtcttaaataggaaaaatatcgaaaccctttgtttatttttagcgtgatgctaatggtctaatcagattcaatgaattatgctaagctatgctacaaGTGGTACCGCCGGACATGGAGATCAGctgattccaaaactgtaaaaatcaaatgtttaactctaggggagctggaaaatcagcatattttcaaaaaaagtggagtgtcactTTAAAATAAGCAAGTCTTAAACAACCAAGTGCTATTTAAATAGTATGTGCAATTAACAATTGTTTAAACTATTCcaatattttcacattttaaggGTGCATGCAAATAAACATGCAAATCTTTCAGTATCCTAATAGTCAGCAACGTGTATACTGAATAAGCTCATAGCATTCTAATAAAGGCTACTGTATGCAAAGTGAAACTGAAGTTAAaaaaagatgtttacatgacctTACATGCTATTGGCTAACATGAAAATCTGTGCTCATGTAACACTGTGCACGGCACACATTGCAATTAATGTTAAGGCTTTTGCTAATACTTTGATAAACCAGTGTTTAGTAGAAGAGAGATAAGTTTTACCCAGGAACCACTAGTTTCTGCCCATTGTGTATCCTATAGGAGCAACGGTAGTCATTAGGAAGTTTGCAGCCAATCTGAGCCTCAATGGCATCTAGCTCGTCCTCTCTCACGCCCTCTAttcaaaagaaaagaaatgaaaCACTAAGACCTAtcgctaaagccaggactaggccttagttaaattaagacatttatgcatcttttataaacacacCTTAGAAAAATAAGTTACTCGTATGT is a window from the Misgurnus anguillicaudatus chromosome 21, ASM2758022v2, whole genome shotgun sequence genome containing:
- the cd59a gene encoding CD59 glycoprotein; the encoded protein is MKTSVGVCVVFSLALLGLGSAIRCYNCKDYTGTCTTEKSCYYDDACLTLYERGGDTYKRCIKYSECDHNTVAQKFPNIQSFTYSCCTSDLCNAANVSMASRSVLGILLSLALFWWCVL
- the fbxo3 gene encoding F-box only protein 3, with the protein product MATSITLSLDNLPSDPLLLVLSFLDFRDLSSCSFVSRRLNELTGHNPLWKRLCQKHWLLTERDKSQRGLTWKELFREYYTDRGRYMDYYSTLKKAWDDLKNYLNQKCPRMIASLKEGVREDELDAIEAQIGCKLPNDYRCSYRIHNGQKLVVPGLMGSMALSNHYRSEDLLDIETAAGGFQQRKGMRQCLPLTFCFHTGLSQYMALESTEGRTHSEIFYQCPDQLAQDPSAIDMFITGSSFTEWFTSYVDNVVTGEYPIIRDQIFRYVHDKRCVATTGDITVSVSTSFLPELSSVHPPHFFFTYRIRIEMAKSALPENACQLDSRYWKITNANGNVEEVRGPGVVGEFPVMTPGKVHEYASCTTFSTTSEYMEGYYTFHRLKNKEEVFDVAIPRFHMVCPPFRESVVRSGSVSEVSALYNDENSSDTDDYEEGDMRGMNMADPGGRCPRHV